The sequence TGCCAGGTTGAACATGCTGTGATTCAACGAGTGGAAGCCTGCAAGTGTCACAAACTGGAATTTGTAACCCATTTTACCGAGCTCTACTTGATATTTAGCAATCGTTTCTTGATCCAAATTCGCTTCCCAGTTAAAAGAAGGTGAACAATTGTAAGCTAGTTTTTTGCCTGGGAATTTCGCATGAATCGCATCCGCAAATTGCTTTGCTTCTTCTAATGAAGGATGGGACGTTTCACACCAGACAAGATCTGCATATGGCGCATAAGCCAATCCACGCGCAATCGCTTGGTCGATCCCAGGTTTTGTACGATAAAATCCTTCAGGTGTACGTTCTCCTGTTAGGAAATCTTTGTCTACTGGGTCAATATCGCTTGTCACCATATCCGCTGCATCAGCATCAGTCCGTGAGATTAGCACAGTCGGCACACCTAGTACATCAGCCGCCAGTCTTGCAGCCACTAAGTTACGAATGGCATTTTGTGTCGGCAGCAATACTTTACCGCCCAAGTGGCCACATTTTTTTTCAGATGCCAGTTGGTCTTCCAAGTGAACGCCTGCTGCGCCCGCTTCAATCATGCCCTTCATTAATTCGAATACATTTAGAGGTCCACCAAAGCCCGCTTCGGCATCTGCTACAATCGGTGCAAACCAGTCAAACCCGTCATCGCGTCCTTCTGCATGATCGATTTGGTCTGCCCGTTGAAGGGCTTGGTTAATACGTTTAACAACTGAAGGCACGCTGTTTGCTGGATATAAACTTTGGTCTGGATACATTTGACCTGACAGATTCGCATCTGCAGCCACTTGCCAACCACTTAGATAGATTGCTTGTAGACCAGCCTTTACTTGTTG comes from Sporosarcina sp. FSL K6-3457 and encodes:
- the aceA gene encoding isocitrate lyase, which produces MTRQQQIAQLEKSWAEDSRWKGIERPYSAEDVVKLRGSILIDHTLATKGADRLWKSLHEEDFINALGALTGNQAVQQVKAGLQAIYLSGWQVAADANLSGQMYPDQSLYPANSVPSVVKRINQALQRADQIDHAEGRDDGFDWFAPIVADAEAGFGGPLNVFELMKGMIEAGAAGVHLEDQLASEKKCGHLGGKVLLPTQNAIRNLVAARLAADVLGVPTVLISRTDADAADMVTSDIDPVDKDFLTGERTPEGFYRTKPGIDQAIARGLAYAPYADLVWCETSHPSLEEAKQFADAIHAKFPGKKLAYNCSPSFNWEANLDQETIAKYQVELGKMGYKFQFVTLAGFHSLNHSMFNLAHDYKDNGMTAYSKLQQAEFANEDKGYTATRHQREVGTGYFDEVSQIISGGTSSTTAMQGSTEVAQFV